One region of Eubalaena glacialis isolate mEubGla1 chromosome 6, mEubGla1.1.hap2.+ XY, whole genome shotgun sequence genomic DNA includes:
- the GTPBP8 gene encoding GTP-binding protein 8: MAARRLRLDVGRLFAVGAELGSGRRAYCTSQAFAEVLRLPSKQLTKLVFPLQELERHFVPGSRPDLHLKIFDPSLDDIARAESVFTASSRNRIEYLSSAVRLDHAPDLRRPEVCFIGRSNVGKSSLIKALFSLAPEVEVRVSKKPGHTKKMNFFKVGKYFTLVDMPGYGYRAPEDFVDMVETYLKERKNLMRTFLLVDSVVGIQKTDNIAIEMCEEFALPYVMVLTKIDKSSKGHLLKQVLQIQKFVDTKTQGCFPQLFPVSAVTYSGIHLLKCFIANITGNLKTNGFQFS, translated from the exons ATGGCAGCACGCCGGTTGCGGCTTGACGTGGGCCGGCTGTTTGCggtgggggcagagctggggagcGGAAGACGAGCTTACTGCACGTCCCAGGCCTTCGCGGAGGTTCTACGGCTGCCCAGCAAGCAACTGACGAAGCTCGTGTTCCCACTGCAAGAACTCGAGCGGCATTTTGTCCCGGGCTCGAGGCCCGACCTTCACTTGAAGATCTTCGACCCGAGCCTGGATGACATCGCGAGGGCGGAGAGCGTCTTCACGGCCTCCTCGCGGAACCGCATCGAGTACCTCAGCTCCGCCGTGCGTCTCGACCACGCCCCGGACCTCCGCCGTCCTGAG GTGTGTTTTATAGGCAGAAGCAATGTTGGAAAATCCTCTCTAATAAAGGCTTTATTTTCACTTGCCCCAGAGGTTGAAGTTAGAGTCTCCAAAAAACCg GGCCacacaaagaaaatgaattttttcaaagttggaaaatattttacattggTGGACATGCCAGGTTATGGCTATAGAGCACCTGAAGATTTTGTTGACATGGTAGAAACCTATCTAAAAGAACGAAAGaa TTTGATGAGAACATTTTTGTTAGTGGATAGTGTTGTTGGAATTCAAAAAACCGACAACATTGCCATAGAAATGTGTGAAGAATTTGCATTACCTTATGTG ATGGTGTTGacaaaaattgacaaatcttccAAGGGACATCTTTTAAAACAAGTCCTTCAGATCCAGAAATTTGTTGACACTAAAACACAAGGATGTTTTCCTCAGTTGTTTCCTGTAAG tGCTGTGACCTATTCTGGAATCCATCTCTTGAAATGCTTTATAGCAAATATAACAGGAAATCTGAAGACTAATGGCTTCCAGTTTAGCTGA
- the NEPRO gene encoding nucleolus and neural progenitor protein codes for MAALLPGPEPWNRVRIPKAGSRSAVIVPDPGAALDLCIAAVIKECCLVTLSLKSQILDAETDVLCAVLYSHHNRMGRHKPHLALKQVEQCLKRLKNMNLEGSIQDLSESFSSNENQPVNTKACVIPSQPVVELVLMKILGACKLLLRLLDCCCKTFLLTVKHLGLQEFIILNLVMVGLVSRLWVLYKDVLKRLVSLYEPLFGLLQEVSRIQPLPYFKGFTFPSDIAEFLGEPYFEIFKKKMPTAFAAKGVTKLLNKLFLTKEQSQRSSEEPLLGISKKAKQMKINIQNNVDLGQPVKNKKILKEKSSEFDVRAFCKQLKHKAIQENSFEFKCSQSKLKATKHSSRKAIGTPCVKSLVQRFRETETFVQLSEEIQMAILWCRSKKLKAQTTFLGNKLLKSNRLKHVEAQGYSLPKKLECIKTSICNCLLHGSGSKTLKDHLRQRRSQNKFSLKRRKPQRKLQSALLKETQQPPQGTQSATDIIKGRLSHPTVRTTDLYPNNKQVLSRRVSSPVIQTKEKQIHENLIESNENETDSWTTMQINKHNTSGITKETDDIDDIFALMGV; via the exons ATGGCTGCGCTGCTGCCGGGCCCGGAACCATGGAACCGCGTGAGGATCCCTAAGGCGGGGAGCCGCAGCGCAGTGATCGTACCGGACCCCGGCGCGGCGCTGG ACCTTTGCATTGCAGCTGTAATTAAAGAATGCTGTCTCGTTACATTGTCACTGAAGAGCCAAATCTTAGATGCAGAAACAGATGTATTATGTGCAGTCCTTTACAGCCATCACAACAGAATGGGCCGCCACAAGCCCCATTTGGCCCTCAAACAG GTTGAACAATGTTTAAAACGCTTGAAAAACATGAATTTGGAAGGTTCAATTCAAGATCTCTCtgagtcattttcttctaa TGAAAATCAGCCTGTAAATACCAAAGCATGTGTCATCCCTAGCCAACCAGTGGTGGAACTGGTGTTGATGAAGATTTTGGGAGCCTGCAAGTTGCTACTTCGCTTGTTGGACTGTTGCTGCAAGACATTTCT CTTGACTGTGAAACATCTAGGTTTGCaagaattcattattttaaacctTGTGATGGTTGGGCTGGTGAGCAGGTtatg GGTTCtctataaagatgttttaaaaaggcTGGTTTCTTTATATGAGCCATTGTTTGGATTACTTCAGGAGGTCTCCAGGATTCAACCATTGCCTTACTTCAAAGGTTTTACCTTTCCTTCTGATATTGCTGAATTTTTAGGAGAGCCCTACTTtgaaatctttaagaaaaaaatgcctaCAGCTTTTGCAGCTAAAGGAGTAACTAAACTgctaaataaactatttttaacaaAAGAGCAATCACAGAGGTCCAGTGAAGAACCATTACTTGGAATTTCCAAAAAAGCTAAACAAATGAAGATCAATATTCAGAATAATGTGGATCTTGGACAGCcagtaaagaataagaaaatcttaaaag AAAAGTCATCAGAATTTGACGTGAGGGCTTTCTGCAAACAGCTGAAACACAAAGCTATTCAg GAGAACAGTTTTGAGTTTAAATGTTCTCAATCCAAACTAAAGGCAACCAAACATTCTTCTCGGAAAGCAATAGGAACTCCCTGTGTAAAAAGTCTTGTGCAAAGATTCCGAGAAACTGAGACTTTCGTACAACTTTCTGAAGAGATCCAAATGGCAATTCTGTGGTGTAGGAGCAAAAAACTCAAGGCTCAGACCACCTTTCTGGGTAATAAACTTCTTAAAAGTAACCGGCTTAAACATGTGGAAGCTCAAGGCTATAG TTTGCCAAAGAAACTAGAGTGCATAAAAACATCAATTTGCAACTGCCTTCTTCATGGCTCAGGTAGCAAAACTTTGAAGGATCATCTGAGACAAAGAAGATCACAGAATAAATTTTCATTGAAACGAAGGAAACCACAGAGAAAGTTGCAGTCGGCTCTTTTAAAGGAAACCCAGCAGCCCCCTCAAGGGACTCAGAGTGCTACCGATATCATTAAAGGGAGACTCTCACACCCTACAGTTCGTACAACTGATCTCTACCCTAACAATAAGCAAGTGTTGAGTAGAAGAGTTTCAAGTCCTGTCATACAAACTAAGGAGAAACAAATTCATGAAAATCTTATagaaagcaatgaaaatgaaactgaTTCTTGGACAACgatgcaaataaataaacataatacaTCAGGAATCACTAAGGAGACAGACGACATTGatgatatttttgctttaatgGGAGTTTAG